The following coding sequences lie in one Streptomyces sp. NBC_00510 genomic window:
- a CDS encoding VCBS repeat-containing protein, with translation MSRTGDSALDTARAAGLSARRRTFAAAAVVVLGAGLGPVALPAAADPGTPSEAVFPAGVRPTPFRETLYTAGGSGFLHTQEGNGSYLWTDFTNGGTTAITAMSAVLNSGLMGFPASKSMSVLDLASGERVTTALPTGRYITGAFTMSEVLTYEKPAGGTITGLHLLRTAEGQVIDVALPSGAVPEGYTSIRTVAQDLRGAVLELGGGPSGKRLVLVDYATGAVTGLFGSLKVPPSRIALSADRVLGWFGSAGALTAWVVPRADTAAEPRAVVIPPLEGASFQPAVTLALAGDWIVVARALDPLRSRPGETLTAVPVDGGEARTLLTYATNQLVTAADGSVLAVGGTGVTDWAVRRVTASGAGPVVTEVMPLDAVNARVDGLALGAGKLSVASVADGSSLRALYEFDLAPTGAPEPGPRTLLFPLHDWYKPCQAGSDCVELHALGDGHTAYADHGDSVNSPRTPNSLASVILPHTGNRIVDSSGRYTVANDGTQGKQYVGDFEQHRENNVTLTRTTTAASVWGTELWKPGPAKGTLNVFDLKARKTSSAVDVGAGCVPQELQTVGRWVYWSCGPTGKAGVWDRKGKKSVAVPSGEALLGDGFLVRHDRASGKLLLTDFHGGAGTAAVTGEFADLPAEDDLVSDRRISWTVDKYGGDVAFVDAGNRIHVKRVAVPRSPVTSIEATTDDYANLTWPASQNVWHGTWQLSRPPAGWSLTFRNPAGKAVRTVRGTAREGARITTDWNGTDDHGAVVTGGRYTWTLSVDVGDGSGLRTAHTGTMRLAGARSAWRDLNADGYGELAALSPDGMLDFPSPGAGGAGGSDGWNTGYRFVPFGDLDGDHCSDVLVRNTAGELFRYSGRCQGAITKSSPRLSLGTGFQQYNVLTSAGDLSGDGRADLIARQASTSDVWLYKATSDGKLAARVKLASKWTGYKKVVGAGDLNGDGFGDLLVQDKANVLWRYDGDGKGRLKPRVKLASNWGVSYNVLVGVGDITGDGKADLIARDTAGNLYRYTGTGKGTFGTRTKIGVVWNTFKGIY, from the coding sequence ATGTCCCGCACGGGAGACTCCGCCCTGGACACGGCCCGTGCGGCGGGCCTCAGCGCCCGCCGCAGGACCTTCGCCGCCGCCGCGGTCGTCGTGCTGGGCGCCGGGTTGGGCCCGGTGGCGCTGCCGGCGGCCGCGGACCCGGGCACCCCGTCGGAGGCGGTCTTCCCCGCCGGTGTGCGCCCCACGCCGTTCAGGGAGACCCTGTACACCGCCGGTGGCTCGGGTTTCCTGCACACGCAGGAGGGCAACGGCTCGTACCTCTGGACGGACTTCACGAACGGCGGGACGACGGCGATCACGGCCATGAGCGCCGTGCTCAACTCGGGGCTCATGGGCTTCCCCGCGTCGAAGAGCATGTCGGTCCTGGACCTGGCGAGCGGCGAGCGCGTCACCACGGCCCTTCCCACCGGCCGGTACATCACCGGCGCGTTCACGATGTCCGAGGTCCTCACCTACGAGAAGCCCGCCGGGGGCACGATCACCGGACTGCACCTGCTGCGCACCGCCGAGGGGCAGGTGATCGACGTCGCCCTGCCGTCGGGCGCGGTGCCGGAGGGGTACACATCCATCCGTACCGTCGCCCAGGACCTGCGCGGCGCGGTGCTGGAACTGGGCGGAGGACCGTCCGGCAAGCGTCTGGTGCTGGTCGACTACGCCACGGGCGCGGTCACCGGCCTGTTCGGCTCGCTGAAGGTGCCGCCGTCCAGGATCGCGCTGTCCGCCGACCGCGTGCTCGGCTGGTTCGGCTCCGCGGGCGCGCTGACCGCCTGGGTCGTTCCGCGCGCGGACACGGCCGCGGAACCGAGGGCGGTCGTGATCCCTCCGCTGGAGGGCGCGTCCTTCCAGCCCGCGGTGACACTGGCCCTCGCGGGCGACTGGATCGTCGTCGCCCGCGCCTTGGACCCGCTCAGGTCGCGCCCGGGCGAGACGCTGACCGCGGTCCCGGTGGACGGTGGTGAGGCCCGGACGTTGCTGACGTACGCGACGAACCAGCTCGTCACCGCCGCGGACGGCAGTGTGCTGGCCGTGGGCGGTACCGGCGTCACGGACTGGGCGGTGCGCCGGGTGACGGCCTCCGGCGCCGGGCCCGTGGTCACCGAGGTCATGCCCCTCGACGCGGTCAACGCCCGGGTCGACGGCCTCGCCCTCGGCGCCGGGAAGCTGTCCGTCGCCTCCGTGGCGGACGGCAGCTCCCTGCGGGCGCTGTACGAGTTCGACCTGGCGCCGACCGGGGCCCCCGAGCCCGGGCCGCGGACGCTGCTCTTCCCGCTCCACGACTGGTACAAGCCCTGCCAGGCGGGCTCCGACTGCGTCGAACTCCACGCCTTGGGCGACGGGCACACCGCGTACGCCGATCACGGCGACTCGGTGAACTCACCACGCACCCCGAACTCGCTGGCCTCGGTCATCCTGCCGCACACCGGCAACCGGATCGTCGACTCCTCCGGGCGCTACACCGTGGCCAACGACGGCACCCAGGGCAAGCAGTACGTGGGGGACTTCGAACAGCACCGGGAGAACAACGTCACGCTGACCCGCACCACCACCGCCGCCTCGGTCTGGGGCACCGAACTGTGGAAGCCGGGACCGGCCAAGGGCACGCTCAACGTGTTCGACCTGAAGGCCCGGAAGACCTCGTCGGCCGTCGACGTCGGAGCCGGCTGCGTGCCGCAGGAACTGCAGACGGTCGGCCGCTGGGTGTACTGGTCCTGCGGGCCGACGGGCAAGGCGGGAGTCTGGGACCGCAAGGGCAAGAAGAGCGTCGCCGTGCCTTCGGGCGAGGCCCTGCTCGGCGACGGTTTCCTCGTCCGCCACGACCGTGCGTCGGGCAAGCTGCTGCTGACCGACTTCCACGGCGGAGCGGGCACGGCAGCGGTCACCGGCGAGTTCGCCGACCTGCCGGCGGAGGACGACCTGGTCTCCGACCGCCGGATCAGCTGGACCGTCGACAAGTACGGCGGGGACGTCGCCTTCGTGGACGCCGGCAACAGGATCCACGTCAAGCGCGTCGCCGTACCGCGTTCCCCGGTCACGTCGATCGAAGCCACCACGGACGACTACGCCAACCTGACGTGGCCGGCTTCCCAGAACGTCTGGCACGGGACCTGGCAGTTGTCCCGGCCGCCGGCGGGCTGGAGCCTCACCTTCCGGAACCCGGCGGGCAAGGCCGTGCGGACCGTCCGCGGCACCGCCCGCGAGGGGGCGCGGATCACGACGGACTGGAACGGCACCGACGACCACGGCGCCGTGGTGACGGGCGGCCGCTACACATGGACGCTGAGCGTGGACGTGGGCGACGGCAGCGGCCTCCGTACGGCGCACACCGGGACCATGCGGCTGGCCGGGGCCAGGAGCGCCTGGCGCGACCTCAACGCGGACGGGTACGGGGAGCTGGCGGCGTTGAGCCCCGACGGCATGCTCGACTTCCCGTCCCCAGGGGCGGGCGGTGCCGGCGGCTCCGACGGCTGGAACACCGGGTACCGGTTCGTCCCCTTCGGAGACCTCGACGGCGACCACTGCTCCGACGTCCTCGTCCGGAACACCGCGGGCGAGCTCTTCCGCTACAGCGGCCGGTGCCAGGGGGCGATCACCAAGAGCAGCCCCCGCCTGTCGCTGGGAACGGGCTTCCAGCAGTACAACGTGCTGACGTCGGCGGGTGATCTGAGTGGTGACGGTCGTGCGGATCTGATCGCGCGGCAGGCGTCGACTTCGGATGTGTGGCTGTACAAGGCCACGAGTGACGGGAAGCTGGCGGCGCGGGTGAAGCTGGCGTCGAAGTGGACGGGTTACAAGAAGGTCGTGGGTGCGGGGGACCTGAACGGTGACGGGTTCGGTGACCTGCTGGTCCAGGACAAGGCGAACGTCCTGTGGCGCTACGACGGGGACGGCAAGGGTCGCCTCAAGCCGCGGGTGAAGCTCGCCTCGAACTGGGGTGTCTCGTACAACGTGCTGGTGGGCGTGGGGGACATCACCGGTGACGGCAAGGCCGACCTGATCGCCCGGGACACCGCGGGCAACCTGTACCGCTACACCGGCACCGGCAAGGGCACCTTCGGCACCCGTACCAAGATCGGCGTCGTCTGGAACACCTTCAAGGGCATCTACTGA
- a CDS encoding VCBS repeat-containing protein, with product MAAVRPCFGDLKKNDCNDMLVRTAAGQLRLYGGDCESDAFTPNGSYTSLGTGFQQYNVLTSAGDVTGDKIPDLIARKSSTSDVYLYKGTSGGKLSARVKLASKWTGYKKIVGAGDLNGDGIGDLLVQDKANVLWRYNGDGKGHLKPRVRVASNWGASYNAVLGIGDLTGDGRADLIARDTAGNLYRYNGDGKGSFGSRTRIATKWQTLKGVF from the coding sequence GTGGCAGCCGTCCGGCCGTGCTTCGGCGACCTGAAGAAGAACGACTGCAACGACATGCTGGTCCGCACCGCCGCCGGCCAACTGCGCCTGTACGGCGGCGACTGCGAGAGCGACGCCTTCACGCCCAACGGCTCGTACACCTCGCTGGGGACGGGTTTCCAGCAGTACAACGTGCTGACCTCGGCGGGCGATGTCACCGGTGACAAGATCCCGGACCTGATCGCCCGGAAGTCCTCGACCTCGGACGTTTACCTCTACAAGGGCACGAGCGGCGGGAAGCTGTCGGCGCGGGTGAAGCTCGCCTCGAAGTGGACGGGTTACAAGAAGATCGTGGGCGCCGGGGACCTGAACGGCGACGGCATCGGCGACCTGCTGGTCCAGGACAAGGCGAACGTGCTGTGGCGCTACAACGGGGACGGCAAGGGCCACCTCAAGCCGCGGGTGAGGGTGGCCTCCAACTGGGGCGCCTCGTACAACGCCGTGCTCGGCATCGGCGACCTCACCGGTGACGGCAGGGCCGATCTGATCGCCCGCGACACCGCGGGCAACCTCTACCGCTACAACGGCGACGGCAAGGGTTCCTTCGGCTCGCGGACGAGGATCGCGACCAAGTGGCAGACCCTCAAGGGCGTGTTCTGA
- a CDS encoding amino acid permease, whose translation MTIPKGSDEAGTPPAPVSDEERLRQLGYTQVLARRMSAFSNFAVSFTIISVLSGCLTLYAFGMNTGGPAVITWGWLAVGLMTLVVGLAMAEICSSYPTSAGLYYWAHRLAPPRSAAAWAWFAGWFNVLGQVAVTAGIDFGAASFLNAYLDLQFGFSSTPGHTIVLFAAILLLHGLLNTFGVRIVALLNDISVWWHVLGVGLIVGALAFVPDRHQSTSFVFTHFVNNTGWGSSFYVVLLGLLMAQYTFTGYDASAHMTEETHDAATAGPRGIVRSIWISWIAGFVLLLGFTYAIRSYDDVLATPTGVPPAQILIDGLGDVGGKLLLLVVIGAQLFCGMASVTANSRMIYAFSRDGALPFSAVWHRINPRTRTPTNAVWLAALGALVLGLPYLINLTAYAAVTSIAVIGLYIAYVIPTFLRLGKGDDFERGPWHLGRWSRPIGVIAVTWVVFITVLFMLPQVSPVTVDTFNYAPIAVLVVLGFAATWWFVSARHWFLRDRGPASAELPDPAPAPAPADPSG comes from the coding sequence ATGACAATTCCAAAAGGATCGGACGAGGCCGGGACGCCCCCGGCCCCGGTCTCCGACGAGGAACGCCTCCGCCAACTCGGCTACACCCAGGTGCTGGCCCGCCGGATGTCCGCGTTCTCCAACTTCGCGGTCTCCTTCACCATCATCTCGGTCCTCTCCGGCTGTCTGACCCTCTACGCCTTCGGCATGAACACCGGCGGCCCCGCCGTGATCACCTGGGGCTGGCTGGCCGTCGGGCTCATGACGCTGGTCGTCGGCCTGGCGATGGCCGAGATCTGCTCCTCGTACCCGACCTCCGCCGGCCTGTACTACTGGGCCCACCGGCTCGCCCCGCCGCGCAGTGCCGCGGCCTGGGCCTGGTTCGCGGGCTGGTTCAACGTGCTCGGCCAGGTCGCCGTCACCGCCGGCATCGACTTCGGCGCCGCGAGCTTCCTGAACGCCTACCTGGACCTGCAGTTCGGCTTCAGCAGTACCCCGGGCCACACGATCGTCCTGTTCGCCGCGATCCTGCTGTTGCACGGGCTGCTCAACACCTTCGGCGTCCGCATCGTCGCGCTCCTCAACGACATCAGCGTGTGGTGGCACGTGCTCGGCGTCGGCCTGATCGTCGGCGCGCTCGCCTTCGTGCCGGACCGGCACCAGTCGACGTCGTTCGTCTTCACCCACTTCGTCAACAACACCGGCTGGGGCAGCAGCTTCTACGTGGTCCTGCTCGGCCTGCTGATGGCGCAGTACACCTTCACCGGCTACGACGCCTCCGCCCACATGACCGAGGAGACCCACGACGCCGCCACCGCCGGGCCGCGCGGCATCGTCCGCTCCATCTGGATCTCCTGGATCGCGGGCTTCGTGCTGCTGCTCGGCTTCACCTACGCGATCCGGTCCTACGACGACGTCCTCGCCACGCCGACCGGCGTCCCCCCGGCGCAGATCCTCATCGACGGCCTCGGCGACGTCGGCGGCAAGCTGCTGCTGCTCGTCGTCATCGGCGCCCAGCTCTTCTGCGGGATGGCCTCCGTCACCGCCAACAGCCGCATGATCTACGCCTTCTCGCGCGACGGGGCGCTGCCCTTCTCCGCGGTCTGGCACCGCATCAACCCGCGGACCAGGACGCCCACCAACGCCGTCTGGCTGGCCGCGCTCGGCGCGCTCGTCCTGGGCCTGCCGTACCTGATCAACCTGACCGCGTACGCCGCCGTGACCTCCATCGCCGTCATCGGCCTCTACATCGCGTACGTCATCCCGACCTTCCTGCGCCTGGGCAAGGGGGACGACTTCGAGCGCGGCCCCTGGCACCTCGGCCGCTGGTCCCGCCCGATCGGCGTCATCGCCGTGACGTGGGTCGTCTTCATCACCGTGCTCTTCATGCTGCCCCAGGTCAGCCCGGTCACGGTCGACACCTTCAACTACGCGCCGATCGCCGTGCTGGTCGTCCTCGGTTTCGCCGCGACGTGGTGGTTCGTCTCCGCCCGCCACTGGTTCCTCCGCGACCGGGGCCCCGCCTCCGCCGAGCTCCCCGACCCCGCCCCTGCCCCCGCCCCGGCCGACCCCTCCGGCTGA
- a CDS encoding winged helix-turn-helix domain-containing protein, giving the protein MDWQPKEPRWRQLYALVEERIADGTYPPGGRLPSLMELQQEFGIAVATGQKVLRQLRDDGLAVIDPGLGTFVTELPKPEA; this is encoded by the coding sequence ATGGATTGGCAGCCGAAAGAGCCCCGGTGGCGGCAGCTGTACGCGCTCGTGGAGGAGCGCATCGCAGACGGCACGTACCCGCCCGGCGGCCGGCTGCCCTCGCTGATGGAGCTGCAGCAGGAGTTCGGTATCGCTGTGGCGACCGGACAGAAGGTGCTGCGCCAGCTGCGCGACGACGGCCTCGCCGTCATCGACCCCGGGCTGGGCACGTTCGTGACCGAGCTGCCCAAGCCGGAAGCCTGA
- a CDS encoding FxLYD domain-containing protein, giving the protein MSTPQYPPPPGPPAGPPYPPPGWQQPGWAGPPPQPRKSNTGKIIGFGCLGVVVLVVLVVISGVVGVLATRGGSSDPKPGASKEPNRAPAAPSESKDSGDDEEEAGATGEVKIDACTIDDLIKWPAAELTITNRSSKTSDYVVQVEFVDSSGKRIAEGLAATKNLEPGQQAKETAQGLNKATGKITCRVTEVTRYAS; this is encoded by the coding sequence ATGTCTACGCCTCAGTACCCGCCGCCGCCGGGACCGCCCGCGGGGCCGCCGTATCCGCCGCCTGGGTGGCAGCAGCCCGGATGGGCCGGCCCGCCGCCGCAGCCGCGGAAGTCCAACACCGGGAAGATCATCGGGTTCGGGTGTCTCGGCGTCGTCGTCCTCGTCGTCCTCGTCGTCATCAGCGGCGTCGTCGGGGTCCTGGCCACCAGGGGCGGCAGCAGCGACCCGAAGCCCGGGGCGTCGAAGGAGCCCAACCGGGCCCCGGCCGCCCCGTCGGAGTCGAAGGACAGTGGCGACGACGAGGAGGAGGCCGGGGCGACGGGTGAAGTGAAGATCGACGCGTGCACCATCGATGACCTCATCAAGTGGCCGGCGGCCGAGCTGACCATCACCAACCGCAGCTCGAAGACGTCGGACTACGTGGTGCAGGTCGAGTTCGTGGACTCCAGCGGCAAGCGCATCGCCGAGGGGCTCGCCGCTACGAAGAACCTTGAACCGGGACAGCAGGCGAAGGAGACGGCGCAGGGCCTGAACAAGGCCACGGGGAAGATCACGTGTCGGGTCACCGAGGTGACGCGCTACGCGTCCTGA
- a CDS encoding SpoIIE family protein phosphatase, with the protein MGRHRTPGEDPGPTGGGAEPPERRTPWPRDADAPRAPGQPQTDRLRYLDAATRRIAAGMDLDETLRELDTAAVPAFADAIFVHLHDPLLTGEGTQGRDTAGPVVLHLHPTRRRTTERPPPGLPSPDAEAAAPEPPQIALRCVNRPGAQGVSECVRLSTTGRLTRLLREGRPVFGDAPGIATAVRELLGPVVGPPGTLPPGRRLIIAPLHGRNRLMGTLTLLRRPERAPFTADDLLVASQLATHTALGAHKALMYGHEASVADALQRTMLPASLPEPTGVRLASRYLPASETARVGGDWYDAIPLPGSRVALVVGDVMGHSMTSAAIMGQLRTSVQALAGLDLPPDEVLHHLDEQAQRLGIEHIATCLYAVYDPISHRLLIANAGHLPPVVLLPGGKGEVLPVPAGAPIGVGGIDFETVEMPAPTGATLLLYTDGLVESRGQDIWTGVENLLARIQTPGRDLVPPPLEALCDQALGDLGPGGSRDDDIALLAARFDGFPTHSVAYWYLTPQPETACRARRLTRRALHRWGLDPMLETTELLVSEVVTNAVRFASRPITLRLLRTDVLRCEVGDDSPLVPRVHRAGPEDENGRGLYVVDRLADHWGARRLGTGKVVWFELPIPDEARRRGTTPA; encoded by the coding sequence GTGGGACGGCATCGCACCCCAGGCGAAGACCCCGGCCCGACCGGGGGCGGAGCGGAACCCCCCGAGCGGCGCACGCCATGGCCCCGGGACGCCGACGCGCCCCGCGCGCCCGGGCAGCCGCAGACCGACCGGCTCCGCTACCTCGACGCCGCGACCCGGCGCATCGCCGCCGGCATGGACCTGGACGAGACGCTGCGCGAGCTGGACACGGCGGCCGTCCCCGCCTTCGCCGACGCGATCTTCGTCCATCTGCACGACCCGCTGCTGACCGGGGAGGGGACGCAGGGCCGGGACACCGCGGGTCCCGTCGTCCTGCACCTGCACCCCACGCGGCGGCGCACCACGGAGCGGCCGCCTCCGGGGCTGCCGTCACCGGACGCGGAGGCCGCCGCGCCGGAGCCGCCGCAGATCGCGCTGCGGTGCGTCAACCGCCCCGGAGCGCAGGGGGTGTCGGAGTGCGTCCGGCTCAGCACCACCGGCCGGCTCACCCGGCTGCTGCGGGAGGGCCGCCCGGTCTTCGGCGACGCCCCCGGCATCGCCACCGCCGTCAGGGAGCTGCTCGGCCCGGTGGTCGGACCGCCCGGCACGCTGCCACCCGGCCGTCGCCTGATCATCGCCCCGCTGCACGGCCGCAACCGCCTCATGGGCACCCTCACCCTGCTGCGCCGGCCCGAGCGCGCCCCCTTCACCGCCGACGACCTGCTGGTCGCCTCGCAACTCGCGACCCACACCGCGCTCGGCGCCCACAAGGCCCTGATGTACGGCCACGAGGCGTCCGTCGCCGACGCGCTGCAGCGCACCATGCTCCCGGCCTCCCTCCCCGAGCCCACCGGGGTCCGGCTGGCCAGCCGCTACCTGCCCGCGTCCGAGACCGCGCGGGTGGGCGGCGACTGGTACGACGCCATCCCGCTGCCCGGCAGCCGCGTCGCGCTCGTCGTCGGCGACGTGATGGGCCACTCGATGACCTCCGCCGCGATCATGGGCCAGCTGCGCACCAGCGTGCAGGCCCTCGCCGGCCTCGACCTGCCCCCGGACGAGGTCCTGCACCACCTCGACGAACAGGCCCAGCGGCTGGGCATCGAGCACATCGCCACCTGCCTGTACGCCGTCTACGACCCCATCTCGCACCGCCTGCTGATCGCCAACGCCGGCCATCTGCCGCCGGTCGTCCTGCTCCCCGGTGGCAAGGGCGAGGTGCTGCCCGTACCCGCGGGCGCGCCGATCGGCGTCGGCGGCATCGACTTCGAGACCGTCGAGATGCCCGCGCCCACCGGGGCCACGCTGCTCCTCTACACCGACGGCCTGGTCGAGTCCCGCGGCCAGGACATCTGGACCGGCGTGGAGAACCTCCTCGCCCGCATCCAGACCCCCGGCCGCGACCTCGTCCCGCCACCCCTGGAGGCCCTGTGCGACCAGGCGCTCGGCGACCTCGGCCCCGGCGGCTCCCGCGACGACGACATCGCGCTGCTCGCCGCCCGCTTCGACGGCTTCCCCACGCACAGCGTCGCCTACTGGTACCTCACCCCCCAGCCCGAGACCGCCTGCCGCGCCCGCCGCCTCACCCGCCGCGCCCTGCACCGCTGGGGCCTCGACCCCATGCTGGAGACGACCGAACTGCTCGTCAGCGAGGTCGTCACCAACGCCGTCCGCTTCGCCTCCCGCCCCATCACCCTGCGCCTCCTGCGCACCGACGTGCTGCGCTGCGAGGTCGGCGACGACTCGCCCCTGGTCCCCCGGGTACACAGGGCCGGACCGGAGGACGAGAACGGGCGCGGCCTGTACGTCGTCGACCGCCTCGCCGACCACTGGGGCGCCCGCCGCCTGGGCACGGGCAAGGTCGTCTGGTTCGAACTCCCCATCCCCGACGAGGCCCGCCGCCGCGGCACGACCCCGGCGTAG
- a CDS encoding class I SAM-dependent methyltransferase: MIDKTVWGGYESGRPDRSGQAEAFDAIGDRYDEAFPHKEGQFSAGLWLVDTLPPGSRVLDLGCGTGLPTARQLSDAAFDVVGIDLSEGMLELARTYVPHATFHQLDIADLRPGGPAPLGRFDAVAAFFSLLMLPRAEIPHALRTIHHLLVPGGLFALSMVEADVDDFAIPFLGCTIRVSGYLREELLHVIESGGFEIVKEFSYTYAPAFSDVPPEEQVFLCCRRID, translated from the coding sequence GTGATCGACAAGACCGTGTGGGGCGGTTATGAGAGCGGCCGGCCTGACCGGAGCGGCCAGGCCGAGGCGTTCGACGCCATCGGCGACCGCTACGACGAGGCCTTCCCGCACAAGGAGGGGCAGTTCTCCGCCGGCCTGTGGCTCGTGGACACCCTGCCGCCCGGGTCCCGCGTACTGGACCTCGGCTGCGGCACCGGACTCCCCACCGCCCGGCAGCTGAGCGACGCGGCGTTCGACGTCGTGGGCATCGACCTGTCCGAGGGCATGCTCGAACTGGCCCGGACGTACGTCCCCCACGCCACCTTCCACCAGCTGGACATCGCCGACCTGCGCCCCGGCGGCCCGGCCCCGCTGGGCCGCTTCGACGCCGTCGCGGCCTTCTTCTCCCTGCTGATGCTGCCGCGCGCCGAGATCCCGCACGCCCTCCGCACGATCCACCATCTGCTGGTCCCGGGCGGGCTGTTCGCCCTGTCGATGGTGGAGGCCGACGTGGACGACTTCGCCATCCCGTTCCTGGGCTGCACCATCCGCGTCTCCGGCTACCTCCGGGAGGAGTTGCTGCACGTCATCGAGTCGGGCGGCTTCGAGATCGTCAAGGAGTTCTCGTACACCTACGCCCCGGCCTTCAGCGACGTACCGCCGGAGGAACAGGTGTTCCTCTGTTGCCGGCGAATCGACTGA
- a CDS encoding Ig-like domain-containing protein — MRPPLGRPGRRHRPALAAALLAAVTVLLTPGTAAPAPAAGCAPVAYAGTGAPGHGGDGAATAATLHDPAGLATDTAGRLYIADSANRAVRRVTPGAAGAAPVITTFATTDFAPYGLAVGPDGTVYVSGEGKAVSVGADGRGTTTLLTEAGRHDAVAVGGDRSVYVSGGAAGGLRRLPPGGKAPVRSFPGATVDALAADRAGTVYAVVDGRVRRLDRDGRVTPVPGTARVSTSDVHGLAVTEDGSLFYPSPRTRWGTALAPDGRLYVSDRAAHRVWVVPRPVLVPGLLRVTSGPHGHATGDVLKGVSGSGTAVTAHSEPVRGIVVQQGNGLFTYTPHEDFSGTDAFTATITDACHNATTRTVLVRVVAKPLPRAG; from the coding sequence GTGCGCCCACCCCTCGGACGGCCCGGCCGCCGCCACCGGCCCGCCCTCGCCGCCGCCCTGCTCGCGGCCGTCACCGTGCTGCTCACCCCCGGCACCGCCGCCCCGGCCCCCGCCGCGGGCTGCGCCCCGGTCGCCTACGCAGGCACCGGCGCGCCCGGCCACGGCGGGGACGGCGCCGCCACCGCGGCCACCCTGCACGACCCGGCCGGGCTCGCCACCGACACCGCGGGCCGCCTCTACATCGCCGACTCCGCCAACCGCGCCGTCCGCCGCGTCACCCCGGGCGCGGCCGGCGCCGCACCCGTCATCACGACCTTCGCGACCACCGACTTCGCCCCGTACGGCCTGGCCGTCGGCCCGGACGGCACGGTCTACGTCTCCGGCGAGGGCAAGGCCGTCTCCGTGGGCGCCGACGGCCGCGGCACGACCACGCTGCTCACCGAGGCCGGACGGCACGACGCCGTCGCCGTCGGCGGCGACCGCTCCGTGTACGTCTCGGGCGGTGCGGCCGGTGGACTGCGGCGGCTCCCACCCGGCGGCAAGGCCCCGGTCCGCTCCTTCCCCGGCGCCACCGTCGACGCCCTCGCCGCCGACCGGGCCGGCACCGTCTACGCCGTCGTCGACGGCCGCGTCCGGCGCCTCGACCGCGACGGCCGCGTCACCCCCGTACCGGGCACCGCCCGGGTCTCCACGAGCGACGTCCACGGGCTGGCGGTCACGGAGGACGGCTCCCTCTTCTACCCCTCCCCGCGCACCCGCTGGGGCACCGCCCTCGCCCCGGACGGGCGGCTGTACGTCTCCGACCGCGCCGCCCACCGCGTCTGGGTCGTCCCCCGCCCCGTCCTCGTACCGGGCCTGCTGCGCGTCACGTCCGGCCCGCACGGCCACGCCACCGGCGACGTCCTCAAGGGCGTCAGCGGCAGCGGTACGGCCGTCACCGCCCACAGCGAGCCCGTGCGGGGCATCGTCGTCCAGCAGGGCAACGGCCTCTTCACCTACACCCCGCACGAGGACTTCTCCGGCACCGACGCGTTCACCGCCACCATCACCGACGCCTGCCACAACGCGACGACCCGCACCGTCCTGGTGCGGGTCGTCGCCAAACCCCTGCCGCGCGCCGGATGA